A single window of Anopheles moucheti chromosome 2, idAnoMoucSN_F20_07, whole genome shotgun sequence DNA harbors:
- the LOC128304588 gene encoding ornithine decarboxylase 1-like yields the protein MKFLENESDKIEIVDGTVDVPAIINSMVEQLPTDNPFYVMDIGDIVRKHQQWIEKMPRVVPHYAVKCNDTDIVCATLAALGASFDCASKGEIAKVLSLGVAPERIIFANPMKPASHLRYANSNAVKTMTYDSDTELHKIKQYCPDAKLVIRIRCEAEKAQCPLGKKFGCDPVEEAPRLIKIARSLGLEVVGVSFHVGSGCADFPIYYKAISYARDLFDYAAQLGYTFNLLDIGGGFPGDIGTSIDEVAMIVNTALDTFFPDKAVRVISEPGRYYVSSAFTLVTNVQSKRICLNAKTGSIDRMMYYLNDGVYASFNCVLYDHQVPRPKLIGGQTGKQYKSTIWGPTCDALDQLIETIALPELQIDDWVVFENMGAYTVPVASPFNGFELPKIYCYISKSHWEMLETLFPLQNECSSCTERLPNSYETVACA from the exons ATGAAGTTCCTCGAGAATGAATCGGACAAGATTGAGATCGTGGACGGTACGGTGGATGTACCGGCGATCATCAACTCGATGGTCGAACAGTTGCCCACCGACAATCCGTTCTACGTGATGGACATTGGCGATATCGTGCGCAAGCACCAGCAGTGGATCGAAAAGATGCCACGCGTGGTGCCGCACTACGCGGTCAAGTGTAACGACACGGACATCGTGTGCGCGACGCTGGCCGCACTCGGTGCATCCTTCGACTGTGCGTCAAAGGGTGAGATAGCGAAGGTGCTTTCGCTTGGCGTCGCCCCGGAACGCATCATCTTTGCGAACCCGATGAAACCGGCGTCACATCTACGCTACGCCAACAGCAACGCGGTCAAAACGATGACCTACGATAGCGATACCGAGCTGCACAAGATCAAGCAGTACTGTCCGGATGCCAA GCTTGTTATTCGCATCCGGTGCGAAGCCGAAAAAGCTCAATGTCCGCTGGGAAAGAAGTTCGGCTGCGATCCGGTAGAGGAAGCACCACGTTTAATCAAGATCGCCCGCAGTCTTGGGCTGGAAGTGGTCGGTGTTAGCTTCCACGTCGGTTCCGGGTGTGCGGATTTCCCGATCTACTATAAGGCCATTTCGTATGCTCGCGATCTGTTCGACTATGCTGCCCAGCTCGGGTATACGTTCAATCTGCTGGACATTGGCGGTGGTTTCCCGGGCGATATCGGTACCTCCATCGATGAGGTGGCGATGATCGTTAATACCGCGCTCGATACGTTCTTCCCGGATAAGGCGGTTCGTGTCATTTCCGAACCGGGCCGGTACTACGTATCGTCGGCGTTTACGCTCGTCACCAACGTGCAGTCGAAGCGCATTTGTCTCAACGCCAAAACGGGCAGCATCGATCGGATGATGTACTATCTGAACGATGGTGTGTACGCTTCGTTCAACTGCGTGTTGTACGATCATCAGGTACCACGGCCGAAGCTTATCGGGGGCCAAACCGGCAAGCAGTACAAGAGCACGATCTGGGGCCCAACGTGCGATGCACTCGATCAGCTGATCGAAACAATCGCACTGCCCGAGCTGCAGATCGATGATTGGGTCGTGTTTGAGAACATGGGCGCTTACACCGTTCCCGTCGCCAGTCCGTTCAATGGCTTCGAGCTACCGAAAATCTACTGTTACATCAGCAAAAGTCATTG GGAAATGCTGGAAACACTGTTCCCGTTGCAGAACGAATGTTCCAGCTGCACCGAACGTTTGCCGAACAGCTACGAAACTGTTGCCTGCGCTTGA
- the LOC128304693 gene encoding uncharacterized protein LOC128304693, translating into MKTNNKSHFHQPKGGAPGGQRNKNNRGQGKRKDSFFREVSKAETNTFQQHSKGNQSGGGGRPSGKHGQGVHKTVAFKPKHNNRDGKEGKRPMNGHKNKGRPQNGKQQDRYKNQRTTAPAKQTAATEIRYESKPEKVNYCLAPERLEAQSRAIKHFERQEREQEFERKKQDRQQKHKMMTQKTRKGQPVMQGRLELLYEKVKKVVGVQ; encoded by the coding sequence atgaaGACAAACAATAAATCGCATTTTCATCAACCCAAAGGTGGTGCACCGGGTGGtcaacgaaataaaaataaccgtGGTCAAGGAAAACGAAAGGACTCCTTTTTCCGTGAAGTTTCCAAGGCGGAAACTAACACGTTTCAACAGCATAGTAAGGGCAACCagtctggtggtggtggtcgacCATCCGGTAAGCATGGCCAAGGAGTGCACAAAACTGTAGCATTCAAGCCAAAGCATAATAATCGTGATGGAAAGGAAGGCAAACGCCCGATGAATGGACACAAAAACAAAGGTCGACCCCAAAATGGCAAGCAGCAGGATCGGTACAAAAACCAACGCACAACCGCACCGGCAAAACAGACTGCAGCAACCGAAATCCGGTACGAAAGCAAGCCGGAAAAGGTAAACTATTGTCTGGCACCGGAACGTCTGGAAGCTCAATCACGTGCGATAAAACATTTCGAGCGGCAAGAACGGGAGCAGGAGTTCGAACGCAAGAAGCAAGATCGTCAGCAGAAGCACAAAATGATGACGCAGAAAACGCGCAAAGGACAGCCGGTAATGCAGGGCCGGTTAGAGCTGCTGTACGAGAAGGTTAAAAAGGTGGTCGGTGTGCAGTGA
- the LOC128304419 gene encoding ornithine decarboxylase 1-like isoform X1, translating to MEPLDTVRPITSGEYKNPLPNILVYQCRPGNISEQHRPYLRSRCVDRVLKQSAAVPKRRSSVKNPSSFHSYIRKLPKMSVLDCPSDLTLISDEMSIGDVIQDMIRMGPHEDPLHMLDLDDVVRKHYGWCAKMPRVKPFYAVKCNDDPRILQTLMTLGTGFDCASKGELERMIGYGVKPENIIFAQPAKSIPSLLYARSKHVSVMTFDGAVELEKIHQYYPEARLVLRMRHDSQKVRCSLGKKFGCDPVAEAPELLRYAARLGMNVIGISFHVGSDCDEHQVYYDAVKIAKGLFDYAKTLGYEFSLLDIGGGFPGDNNKPIDRYAKAINVAIDHYFPAELDIRIIAEPGRYYVASAVTLVSFVDSKRVMREQLPDGTEETRMHYYLNDGVFGTFYCTAHEAQPAIPIVERKVGAKQYNTSVWGPTCDVMDLILPDVVLPELYIGDSVVFENVGAYGQVLSCRFNGFALPKVVAYLREGTWKILQGLNAAATAISARSSDSSDGKLLVTHESYTPIAEATYLV from the exons ATGGAGCCACTGGACACGGTACGGCCGATTACGAGTGGTGAGTATAAGAACCCTTTGCCAAACATTCTCGTTTATCAGTGTCGTCCAGGCAACATCAGCGAGCAGCATCGCCCTTACCTTCGTAGCCGTTGTGTGGATCGTGTATTGAAACAAAGTGCAGCTGTACCAAAACGAAGAAGCTCCGTCAAGAATCCGtcttcatttcattcatacaTCAGAAAGTTACCAAAAATGAGTGTATTAGACTGCCCGTCCGATCTGACGCTCATCAGCGATGAAATGTCCATCGGAGACGTTATCCAGGATATGATCCGGATGGGTCCGCACGAAGATCCGCTCCACATGCTCGACCTGGACGATGTGGTCCGGAAGCACTACGGCTGGTGCGCGAAGATGCCCAGGGTGAAGCCGTTCTACGCGGTCAAGTGCAACGACGATCCGCGCATCCTGCAGACGCTGATGACGCTCGGGACTGGCTTTGACTGTGCGTCCAAGGGTGAGCTGGAACGCATGATCGGGTACGGTGTGAAGCCGGAAAACATAATCTTTGCGCAGCCGGCCAAATCGATACCATCGCTGCTGTATGCCCGCTCGAAACACGTGTCCGTGATGACGTTCGATGGGGCGGTCGAGCTGGAAAAGATTCACCAGTACTATCCGGAGGCACGGTTGGTGTTGCGTATGCGCCACGACTCACAGAAGGTACGCTGCTCGTTGGGCAAAAAGTTTGGCTGTGATCCGGTTGCGGAAGCACCGGAACTTTTGCGGTATGCGGCCAGGCTTGGCATGAACGTGATCGGTATCAGCTTCCACGTGGGATCCGATTGTGACGAGCATCAGGTGTACTACGATGCGGTGAAGATAGCAAAGGGTCTGTTCGACTACGCCAAGACACTCGGGTACGAGTTCAGTTTGCTGGACATTGGAGGAGGATTCCCGGGTGACAATAACAAACCGATCGATCGTTACGCGAAAGCGATCAATGTGGCGATTGATCACTACTTTCCGGCAGAGTTGGACATTCGCATCATTGCCGAACCGGGCCGTTATTATGTGGCGTCCGCTGTGACGCTGGTTTCGTTCGTAGACTCGAAGCGTGTGATGAGGGAGCAGCTGCCGGACGGTACAGAGGAAACGAGAATGCATTACTATCTGAATGACGGTGTGTTCGGTACGTTCTACTGTACCGCACACGAGGCACAACCAGCGATACCGATCGTGGAGCGAAAGGTGGGAGCGAAGCAGTACAACACATCGGTCTGGGGGCCAACGTGTGATGTGATGGATCTGATTCTACCCGATGTCGTTCTGCCCGAGCTGTACATTGGCGATAGTGTGGTGTTCGAGAATGTGGGAGCCTACGGGCAGGTGCTTTCCTGCCGTTTCAATGGATTCGCCCTGCCCAAGGTCGTTGCATACTTGCGCGAAGGTACCTG GAAAATACTGCAAGGGCTGaatgcagcagcaaccgctATTTCGGCCCGTTCCAGCGATAGTTCGGATGGCAAGCTGCTTGTCACTCATGAAAGCTACACTCCCATCGCTGAGGCAACGTACTTGGTTTGA
- the LOC128298465 gene encoding ornithine decarboxylase 1-like, whose protein sequence is MESPPEISGVFASTTTELVQRFVCSGDAESPINILDLDEIAHNYHRWNESHPYAIAYYLPSVNNHPAVLTLLSKLGLGFSCASVMEMRSVLKNGVAPDRIVLAHPAKAPETILYAKQKDIRRIVCDSVQEIGKVHRLYPAAQIILRIRVFSGQKFGCCPTEGVREIFNYAASTGVTIAGIHIAVPEKSAFDEVETLRRALQIAKDSLDQANTAGLSDIRQLILSGTEQVSADQLQQTLAEFNIGSTLPIIIETERLLVQSAVTLITSVQSKRVIRQSGTAGPVQEIMYFINDGRYGSFEWWNAVDKHPVVFRANKTISTAASTHPSSLWGPSCDSADIVCERLDLPELEIGDYLVFPGMGAYGVTLASCFNGFPIPKTVVCARLETTRALVEGSLSGV, encoded by the coding sequence ATGGAGTCACCTCCAGAAATATCCGGTGTGTTTGCCTCAACAACAACTGAATTGGTGCAACGTTTCGTCTGTTCCGGAGACGCCGAATCTCCCATTAACATACTCGATCTAGACGAGATCGCTCACAACTACCACCGATGGAACGAGAGCCATCCCTATGCGATCGCGTACTATTTACCCAGTGTCAACAACCATCCCGCAGTACTAACCCTGCTCAGTAAACTTGGACTCGGTTTCAGCTGTGCCTCCGTGATGGAGATGCGTTCCGTCCTGAAGAATGGAGTCGCTCCCGATCGCATCGTTCTGGCCCATCCTGCCAAAGCCCCAGAGACGATACTGTACGCAAAACAGAAAGATATCCGGCGGATCGTTTGTGACAGTGTGCAGGAGATCGGCAAAGTTCATCGCCTATATCCCGCAGCACAGATTATTCTCCGAATTAGGGTATTCTCTGGTCAAAAGTTTGGTTGCTGCCCAACCGAAGGCGTTCGCGAAATATTCAACTATGCCGCATCTACCGGAGTCACCATCGCTGGTATTCACATTGCTGTACCAGAGAAAAGTGCGTTCGATGAAGTTGAAACTTTGCGACGTGCTCTGCAGATTGCCAAAGATTCGCTTGATCAAGCCAACACAGCAGGGTTAAGTGACATACGGCAGTTGATACTCTCCGGTACGGAACAAGTATCAGCTGACCAGCTGCAACAGACACTAGCCGAGTTTAACATTGGTTCCACCTTACCCATCATCATCGAAACGGAGCGACTGCTGGTACAGTCCGCCGTAACGCTCATCACTTCCGTCCAGTCGAAGCGGGTAATCCGTCAATCCGGAACAGCGGGACCGGTGCAGGAGATAATGTATTTCATCAATGACGGCCGATATGGGTCATTCGAGTGGTGGAACGCTGTTGATAAGCATCCAGTCGTATTTCGCGCCAACAAAACCATATCAACTGCTGCTTCGACACACCCCTCATCGCTGTGGGGCCCGTCCTGTGATTCAGCTGATATTGTCTGCGAACGGCTTGACCTGCCGGAGCTTGAGATCGGGGATTACTTGGTTTTCCCGGGTATGGGAGCTTACGGTGTAACGCTTGCTTCGTGCTTCAATGGGTTCCCAATCCCGAAAACCGTCGTCTGCGCAAGGTTGGAAACAACAAGAGCACTTGTTGAAGGCTCGTTGAGCGGCGTCTAA
- the LOC128304419 gene encoding ornithine decarboxylase 1-like isoform X2 — MEPLDTCRPGNISEQHRPYLRSRCVDRVLKQSAAVPKRRSSVKNPSSFHSYIRKLPKMSVLDCPSDLTLISDEMSIGDVIQDMIRMGPHEDPLHMLDLDDVVRKHYGWCAKMPRVKPFYAVKCNDDPRILQTLMTLGTGFDCASKGELERMIGYGVKPENIIFAQPAKSIPSLLYARSKHVSVMTFDGAVELEKIHQYYPEARLVLRMRHDSQKVRCSLGKKFGCDPVAEAPELLRYAARLGMNVIGISFHVGSDCDEHQVYYDAVKIAKGLFDYAKTLGYEFSLLDIGGGFPGDNNKPIDRYAKAINVAIDHYFPAELDIRIIAEPGRYYVASAVTLVSFVDSKRVMREQLPDGTEETRMHYYLNDGVFGTFYCTAHEAQPAIPIVERKVGAKQYNTSVWGPTCDVMDLILPDVVLPELYIGDSVVFENVGAYGQVLSCRFNGFALPKVVAYLREGTWKILQGLNAAATAISARSSDSSDGKLLVTHESYTPIAEATYLV, encoded by the exons ATGGAGCCACTGGACACG TGTCGTCCAGGCAACATCAGCGAGCAGCATCGCCCTTACCTTCGTAGCCGTTGTGTGGATCGTGTATTGAAACAAAGTGCAGCTGTACCAAAACGAAGAAGCTCCGTCAAGAATCCGtcttcatttcattcatacaTCAGAAAGTTACCAAAAATGAGTGTATTAGACTGCCCGTCCGATCTGACGCTCATCAGCGATGAAATGTCCATCGGAGACGTTATCCAGGATATGATCCGGATGGGTCCGCACGAAGATCCGCTCCACATGCTCGACCTGGACGATGTGGTCCGGAAGCACTACGGCTGGTGCGCGAAGATGCCCAGGGTGAAGCCGTTCTACGCGGTCAAGTGCAACGACGATCCGCGCATCCTGCAGACGCTGATGACGCTCGGGACTGGCTTTGACTGTGCGTCCAAGGGTGAGCTGGAACGCATGATCGGGTACGGTGTGAAGCCGGAAAACATAATCTTTGCGCAGCCGGCCAAATCGATACCATCGCTGCTGTATGCCCGCTCGAAACACGTGTCCGTGATGACGTTCGATGGGGCGGTCGAGCTGGAAAAGATTCACCAGTACTATCCGGAGGCACGGTTGGTGTTGCGTATGCGCCACGACTCACAGAAGGTACGCTGCTCGTTGGGCAAAAAGTTTGGCTGTGATCCGGTTGCGGAAGCACCGGAACTTTTGCGGTATGCGGCCAGGCTTGGCATGAACGTGATCGGTATCAGCTTCCACGTGGGATCCGATTGTGACGAGCATCAGGTGTACTACGATGCGGTGAAGATAGCAAAGGGTCTGTTCGACTACGCCAAGACACTCGGGTACGAGTTCAGTTTGCTGGACATTGGAGGAGGATTCCCGGGTGACAATAACAAACCGATCGATCGTTACGCGAAAGCGATCAATGTGGCGATTGATCACTACTTTCCGGCAGAGTTGGACATTCGCATCATTGCCGAACCGGGCCGTTATTATGTGGCGTCCGCTGTGACGCTGGTTTCGTTCGTAGACTCGAAGCGTGTGATGAGGGAGCAGCTGCCGGACGGTACAGAGGAAACGAGAATGCATTACTATCTGAATGACGGTGTGTTCGGTACGTTCTACTGTACCGCACACGAGGCACAACCAGCGATACCGATCGTGGAGCGAAAGGTGGGAGCGAAGCAGTACAACACATCGGTCTGGGGGCCAACGTGTGATGTGATGGATCTGATTCTACCCGATGTCGTTCTGCCCGAGCTGTACATTGGCGATAGTGTGGTGTTCGAGAATGTGGGAGCCTACGGGCAGGTGCTTTCCTGCCGTTTCAATGGATTCGCCCTGCCCAAGGTCGTTGCATACTTGCGCGAAGGTACCTG GAAAATACTGCAAGGGCTGaatgcagcagcaaccgctATTTCGGCCCGTTCCAGCGATAGTTCGGATGGCAAGCTGCTTGTCACTCATGAAAGCTACACTCCCATCGCTGAGGCAACGTACTTGGTTTGA
- the LOC128304320 gene encoding eukaryotic translation initiation factor 2D, translated as MFIKPFKIKSNILVTGSEKKRLRQRVMAQFNRVDEESATSPLAELFGNRAKICTVKIITYHEEPVTVYTSDKRPIFFELNGKLLPTVYTLWSCPDLVPGFTTHATVLPKLANGADLMIPGVVKQGTNLASWGRHQKDDVVSVNLTSNRAAVGVGLLAHSSSDLYMCGGHGVCVRMMHVFGDKLWGMEPSVCQQVPLQGTVVSVPTDSDFPPLGSEKVKPVEEVTKSLAKSAIAGNEESGSEGDDTDDEDQEPEEEEKPPNPDDLIKGAFLNALKLHGKKITLPLLTSTFYPQYVQPEIPDGIEMKKSSFKKVGTFLKRMAEEGIIDIKEEKKGIEKVTAINLEHPAVLSFYPYKVKKPSAEQDASGTVPTGASSNPLLLTQMTAMYAVNERTAKLFGCFNVALGTALDLTQVRNYMRDYVGRNKLINPVTKMVTLDETLRSICGTSEELVALPDLTETVLNTMTSTFEMRSQKGAVTKGGKRAVIHLTTATRSGNKKVTLISNLADYGINLNDFAKAVKLGAAASTTMTEVPGSKGEQLMVQGNHIKFVFELLTTTYQVPKACITGLEFAKEQKKKKKK; from the exons ATGTTTATTAAACCTTTTAAGATCAAGTCTAACATTCTCGTGACCGGGTCCGAGAAGAAACGGTTAAGGCAGCGCGTAATGGCACAGTTTAATCGAGTGGATGAAGAATCGGCAACATCACCGCTGGCTGAACTGTTCGGGAATCGGGCTAAAATCTGCACGGTCAAGATTATTACGTACCATGAGGAACCGGTAACGGTGTACACCAGCGATAAACGGCCAATATTTTTCGAGCTCAACGGGAAACTTTTGCCTACCGTCTATACGCTGTGGAGCTGTCCGGATCTGGTCCCAGGATTCACTACCCATGCCACAGTACTGCCCAAACTGGCGAACGGTGCCGATCTGATGATACCGGGTGTGGTGAAACAGGGCACGAATCTTGCCTCCTGGGGCCGGCATCAGAAGGATGACGTAGTGTCGGTAAACTTGACGTCCAACCGGGCCGCCGTTGGCGTTGGACTGTTGGCACACTCTAGCAGCGATCTGTACATGTGCGGTGGTCACGGTGTCTGCGTGCGAATGATGCACGTGTTCGGTGATAAGCTGTGGGGTATGGAACCTTCGGTGTGTCAGCAGGTCCCACTGCAAGGAACGGTTGTATCCGTACCGACGGATTCCGATTTTCCGCCGCTTGGAAGCGAAAAAGTGAAACCGGTCGAAGAA GTTACAAAATCACTGGCGAAATCTGCCATCGCTGGCAACGAAGAGTCCGGCAGCGAAGGAGACGACACGGACGATGAAGACCAAGAAccggaagaggaagaaaaacctCCCAATCCGGACGATCTAATAAAGGGCGCATTTTTGAACGCTCTGAAACTTCATGGTAAGAAAATAACGCTTCCACTGCTGACGAGCACCTTCTACCCGCAGTACGTTCAGCCGGAAATACCGGACGGAATCGAAATGAAGAAAAGCTCGTTCAAGAAGGTGGGCACCTTTTTGAAGCGAATGGCCGAGGAAGGAATCATTGACataaaggaagagaaaaagggCATCGAGAAGGTGACAGCCATAAACCTGGAACATCCGGCTGTATTATCGTTTTATCCGTACAAGGTCAAAAAGCCTTCGGCCGAACAGGACGCGAGCGGTACGGTTCCGACCGGAGCTTCATCGAACCCCTTGCTACTGACTCAAATGACCGCCATGTATGCGGTAAACGAACGGACGGCGAAGCTGTTCGGTTGTTTCAATGTGGCTCTCGGCACGGCGCTAGATTTAACGCAAGTGCGCAATTATATGCGTGACTACGTGGGACGGAACAAACTGATCAACCCCGTCACCAAGATGGTCACGCTAGATGAAACGTTGCGGTCAATATGTGGTACCAGCGAAGAGCTTGTCGCTCTGCCGGATCTTACCGAGACGGTGCTCAACACCATGACCAGCACGTTCGAGATGCGTAGCCAGAAAGGTGCCGTCACGAAGGGAGGCAAACGGGCCGTCATACACTTGACGACCGCGACACGAAGCGGAAACAAGAAGGTGACTTTAATTAGCAACCTCGCCGATTATGGTATAAATCTGAACGATTTTGCGAAAGCGGTAAAGCTGGGCGCAGCCGCCAGTACGACAATGACGGAAGTGCCCGGATCGAAGGGTGAGCAGCTGATGGTACAGGGCAATCATATAAAGTTTGTATTCGAGCTGCTTACCACCACGTACCAGGTTCCGAAAGCCTGCATAACGGGGCTGGAGTTTGCCAaggaacagaaaaagaaaaagaaaaaataa